In one Sesamum indicum cultivar Zhongzhi No. 13 linkage group LG12, S_indicum_v1.0, whole genome shotgun sequence genomic region, the following are encoded:
- the LOC105175258 gene encoding inositol transporter 4: MEGGVVKPDKTEFTECWRTSLTRPYIMRLALSAGIGGLLFGYDTGVISGALLYIRDDFKSVDRQTWLQETIVSMAVAGAIVGAGIGGLINDKYGRKKSILLADVLFAIGAVVMAVSVTPWMIIIGRVFVGLGVGMASMTAPLYISEASPARIRGALVSTNGLLITGGQFLAYLINLAFTKAPGTWRWMLGVAVVPAVVQFVLMLSLPESPRWLYRQDKVKEARAILEKIYPADEVEDEMKALQSSIEAEKADEGSMGNSFFSKLKSMWGNDVVRRGLYAGITVQVAQQFVGINTVMYYSPTIVQLAGFASNSTALALSLITSGLNAVGSVVSMAFVDRVGRRRLMIISMFGIIICLVALATMFYEASDHAPPVSSLESLHFGRNATCTSFLRASQPSNWNCMKCLKASSDCGFCANGDNKYHPGACLALTDAVKGMCRGEQRTWYTKGCPSKFGFFAVLVLALYIISYSPGMGTAPWIVNSEIYPLRYRGMGGGIAAVSNWVSNLIVSETFLTLTEAVGSAGTFLLFAGFSAIGLIAIYFLVPETKGLAFEDVERMLEKGFKPRLCCKSKDSNDDEK; the protein is encoded by the exons ATGGAAGGGGGTGTGGTTAAACCCGATAAAACTGAATTCACGGAATGTTGGCGCACAAGCTTGACAAGACCTTACATTATGCGCCTCGCATTATCTGCGGGTATTGGAGGGCTATTATTTGGTTATGATACAG GTGTTATTTCTGGTGCGCTGCTCTATATTCGAGATGACTTTAAGTCTGTTGACAGGCAAACATGGTTGCAG GAAACAATTGTCAGCATGGCTGTAGCGGGTGCTATTGTTGGTGCTGGTATTGGTGGTTTGATCAATGACAAGTATGGTcgaaaaaaatcaattctttTGGCCGATGTATTGTTTGCTATAGGTGCAGTTGTCATGGCTGTTTCTGTAACTCCTTGGATGATAATCATTGGAAGAGTATTTGTTGGTCTTGGAGTTGGCATGGCATCTATGACAGCACCGCTTTATATTTCCGAAGCCTCTCCTGCCAGAATCAGAGGAGCATTAGTCAGCACCAACGGTTTGCTAATTACAGGAGGACAGTTTTTGGCGTATCTGATCAACTTAGCTTTCACCAAG GCACCTGGAACATGGCGTTGGATGCTTGGTGTGGCAGTGGTTCCAGCAGTCGTTCAGTTTGTCTTAATGTTATCACTTCCTGAGTCTCCTAGGTGGCTATATAGGCAG GACAAGGTAAAGGAAGCGAGGGCTATCTTGGAGAAAATTTACCCTGCTGATGAAGTGGAAGATGAAATGAAGGCTTTACAGTCCTCCATTGAGGCTGAGAAGGCCGATGAAGGGTCCATGGGGAACAGTTTCTTCTCAAAACTGAAGAGTATGTGGGGAAACGATGTTGTTCGTAGAGGGCTCTATGCGGGTATCACTGTCCAAGTTGCTCAGCAATTTGTTGGCATAAACACTGTCATGTACTATAGTCCCACAATTGTTCAGCTTGCGGGATTTGCGTCCAATTCAACAGCTCTGGCACTCTCCCTTATTACTTCTGGTCTAAATGCTGTTGGCTCTGTTGTCAGTATGGCTTTTGTTGACAGAGTTGGGAGGAGAAGACTAATGATTATATCTATGTTTGGAATCATAATTTGTCTTGTTGCATTAGCGACGATGTTTTATGAAGCCTCTGATCATGCACCTCCAGTCAGTAGCTTGGAGTCCCTCCACTTTGGAAGAAATGCTACGTGCACTAGTTTCTTACGAGCCTCTCAGCCATCAAACTGGAATTGCATGAAATGTCTGAAAGCTTCATCTGATTGTGGTTTTTGTGCTAATGGAGACAACAAA TATCACCCTGGAGCATGCTTGGCCTTAACGGATGCAGTAAAGGGCATGTGCCGAGGAGAACAACGAACGTGGTACACAAAAGGTTGCCCGAGCAAGTTTGGATTCTTTGCGGTTCTAGTACTGGCACTGTACATCATATCTTACTCGCCTGGCATGGGAACTGCACCTTGGATTGTTAACTCTGAGATATATCCATTGAGGTACAGAGGCATGGGAGGAGGAATTGCAGCAGTTTCAAACTGGGTTTCTAATCTTATAGTGAGCGAGACATTCTTAACTTTGACAGAGGCTGTTGGTTCTGCCGGCACATTTCTCTTGTTCGCTGGATTTTCCGCTATTGGACTCATAGCCATATATTTCCTCGTACCAGAGACGAAGGGGCTGGCGTTTGAAGATGTGGAAAGGATGCTGGAGAAGGGCTTCAAACCTAGACTATGTTGCAAGTCCAAGGATAGTAATGATGATGAGAAATAA
- the LOC105175259 gene encoding U-box domain-containing protein 4-like, whose amino-acid sequence MVSIEDSRSHSHSNPNITASYPQTRPYYYYTPPPSSAKISRSMGRSMRTIRSNIFNTNHSGPIRDRSPNVSENLTDSVIDLRLGELANKSSSNSKSPSSSDIDDILDISRAFSDFSACSSDISGELQRLASLPDPGPDEGPSCQPEPEPCSGFLQRETFSTEIIESISPEDLQPTVKLCVDGLQSSSVAVKRSAAAKLRLLAKNRADNRALIGESGAVPALIPLLRCSDPMTQEHAVTALLNLSLHETNKSVITNAGAIKSLIYVLKTGTETSKQNAACALLSLALVDDYKLSIGACGAIPPLVALLINGSNRGKKDALTTLYKLCSVRLNKERAVSAGAVRPLVGLVAEQGTGLAEKAMVVLSSLAGIEMGRETIIEEGGLAALVEAIEDGSDKGKEFAVLTLLQLCAESVRNRGLLVREGGIPPLVALSQTGTSKAKHKAETLLGYLREPRQEASSSSP is encoded by the exons ATGGTGTCAATTGAAGATTCTCGCTCTCACTCGCACTCCAACCCCAACATTACTGCTAGCTACCCCCAAACGCGCCCTTACTACTACTATACTCCGCCACCCTCCTCCGCCAAGATCAGCCGCTCCATGGGAAGGTCCATGCGCACTATTCGCTCCAACATATTCAACACCAACCACTCCGGTCCTATCCGCGACAGATCGCCTAATGTCTCCGAGAATCTCACCGACTCAGTTATCGACCTCCGACTCGGCGAACTCGCCAATAAATCATCTAGTAATTCCAAAAGCCCGTCTTCCTCTGACATCGACGATATTTTGGACATCTCCCGAGCATTCAGTGATTTCTCGGCGTGCTCCAGCGACATTTCCGGGGAGCTCCAGCGTCTCGCCAGTCTGCCCGACCCCGGACCGGATGAGGGCCCCAGCTGCCAGCCCGAGCCTGAACCTTGTTCTGGCTTTTTACAGAGAGAGACGTTTTCTACTGAGATTATTGAGAGCATCTCGCCTGAAGACCTTCAGCCTACAGTGAAACTCTGTGTGGATGGGTTGCAATCGTCATCAGTTGCAGTGAAACGGTCGGCAGCGGCTAAGTTGCGGTTGTTGGCTAAAAATCGGGCTGATAATCGGGCCTTGATCGGAGAATCCGGTGCGGTACCGGCCCTGATTCCACTTCTTCGTTGCTCTGACCCTATGACGCAGGAGCACGCAGTAACAGCTTTGCTTAATCTCTCCCTCCATGAAACCAACAAAAGCGTGATAACGAACGCCGGCGCTATCAAATCCTTAATCTATGTCTTAAAAACAGGCACCGAGACTTCAAAGCAGAACGCCGCCTGCGCGTTGCTAAGCTTGGCTTTGGTTGACGATTACAAACTGTCGATTGGGGCTTGCGGAGCGATACCTCCTTTGGTTGCGTTGCTGATAAACGGGTCTAATAGAGGGAAAAAGGACGCGCTCACGACGCTTTATAAGTTGTGCTCGGTGAGATTGAATAAAGAGAGAGCTGTGAGTGCGGGTGCAGTGAGGCCGCTAGTGGGTCTTGTGGCCGAGCAAGGCACTGGATTGGCGGAGAAGGCAATGGTGGTCTTGAGTAGCTTGGCTGGGATTGAGATGGGTCGGGAGACTATCATTGAGGAAGGCGGCCTTGCGGCTTTGGTAGAAGCAATTGAAGATGGGAGTGACAAAGGGAAGGAGTTTGCAGTCTTGACTCTGTTGCAGTTGTGTGCGGAGAGTGTTAGGAACAGAGGATTGCTTGTGAGGGAAGGGGGGATTCCACCATTGGTGGCGCTGTCGCAGACTGGAACGTCGAAAGCTAAGCATAAG GCTGAAACACTTCTTGGGTACTTGAGAGAACCAAGACAAGAAGCTTCTTCTTCAAGTCCGTGA
- the LOC105175260 gene encoding cytochrome b561 and DOMON domain-containing protein At4g17280, translated as MSRTVLIISILFSLYITSHAQSCAKYNFASNQIFSSCNDLPYLNSFLHWNYDQSAKTVKIAYRHTGVSSSRWVAWAINPSGQGMVGAQALVAFQKSDGTTRAYTAPIAGYQTQLQEGDLSFPVSDLSATYARNEIVIFATLKLDGLNSTVNQVWQEGPLSGDSPAMHPTSGPNLQSMGTLNLLSGETGAAAGAVNSRTKKKNIHGVLNAVSWGILLPIGAVFARYLKVFPSADPAWFYLHATCQTSAYIIGVAGWATGLRLGSQSPGVQYTSHRVIGIIIFCLGTLQVSALLLRPKKEHKYRFYWNIYHHLIGYSVIVLSIINIFKGFNILNPEEKWKRAYIGILIALAFIAATLEISTWYIVVKRKKSSRPHKMPNGVNGTNGHNGYGARAQDRV; from the exons ATGTCTAGAACTGTTTTGATCATCTCTATTCTCTTTTCTCTGTACATAACATCCCATGCCCAATCATGTGCAAAGTACAACTTCGCCAGCAACCAGATTTTCAGTTCCTGCAATGACCTCCCATACTTGAACTCATTTCTTCACTGGAACTACGATCAATCTGCCAAAACAGTTAAAATCGCCTACCGGCACACGGGAGTCTCGTCCTCCAGATGGGTGGCCTGGGCTATTAATCCAAGTGGGCAAGGCATGGTTGGTGCACAAGCACTTGTGGCTTTCCAGAAGTCTGATGGCACGACGAGAGCCTACACAGCACCTATAGCTGGTTACCAGACACAGCTGCAGGAGGGAGATTTGAGTTTCCCGGTTTCCGATCTATCGGCAACTTATGCAAGAAACGAAATCGTCATTTTTGCTACACTGAAGCTTGATGGCCTTAATTCTACAGTGAATCAGGTGTGGCAAGAAGGGCCACTTTCAGGGGATTCTCCGGCGATGCATCCTACTTCTGGCCCTAATTTACAGTCCATGGGGACTTTAAATCTTCTGTCAGGAGAGACAGGGGCAGCAGCTGGAGCTGTGAACTccagaacaaagaaaaagaac ATTCATGGGGTGCTGAATGCAGTAAGCTGGGGTATCCTGTTGCCAATTGGTGCTGTGTTTGCAAGGTACCTAAAGGTGTTCCCTTCTGCCGACCCCGCATGGTTTTACCTCCACGCAACATGCCAAACCTCAGCCTATATCATTGGAGTTGCGGGATGGGCAACCGGTCTCCGTCTAGGAAGCCAGTCTCCAGGCGTTCAATACACGTCCCACAGGGTAATCGGCATTATCATCTTCTGTCTCGGAACCCTCCAg GTGTCTGCTCTGCTTCTAAGGCCGAAAAAGGAACACAAATACAGATTCTACTGGAACATCTACCACCATCTGATCGGATACTCTGTCATAGTCCTAAGCATAATCAACATTTTCAAGGGTTTCAACATTCTAAATCCAGAGGAGAAATGGAAGAGAGCATACATTGGTATCCTGATAGCTCTGGCTTTCATTGCTGCAACATTGGAAATCTCCACGTGGTACATAGTCGTCAAGAGGAAGAAGTCTAGCAGGCCGCACAAGATGCCAAACGGGGTCAATGGAACAAATGGGCACAATGGATATGGAGCAAGGGCACAAGATAGAGTATGA
- the LOC105175262 gene encoding inositol monophosphatase 3, producing MAQQGSLEDFLAAAVDAAKKAGEIIRSGFYETKHVEHKGQVDLVTETDKACEELVFNFLKQRFPDHKFIGEETTAACGASELTHEPTWIVDPLDGTTNFVHGFPFVCVSIGLTIEQVPTVGVVYNPIMDELFTAIRGKGAFLNGKPIKASSQTELVKSLLVTEAGTKRDKPTLDASTNRINSLLFKVRSLRMTGSCALNLCGIACGRLDLFYEQGFGGPWDVAAGAVIVTEAGGLVFDPSGKDFDITSQRVAASNPLLKDAFIEALRQSE from the exons ATGGCACAACAAG gTTCCCTGGAAGATTTCTTGGCCGCAGCGGTGGACGCTGCCAAGAAAGCTGGAGAG ATTATTCGTTCTGGGTTCTACGAGACTAAGCATGTGGAGCACAAAGGCCAG GTGGATCTGGTCACCGAGACAGATAAGGCCTGTGAAGAACTTGtattcaattttctcaaacaacgaTTCCCTGACCATAAG TTCATTGGGGAAGAAACCACTGCTGCTTGTGGTGCCTCTGAATTGACTCATGAACCAACTTGGATTGTTGATCCTCTGGATGGGACAACTAACTTTGTACACGG GTTTCCATTTGTATGTGTATCTATCGGGCTCACAATTGAACAAGTTCCAACAGTCGGTGTGGTTTATAACCCAATAATGGATGAG CTCTTTACTGCCATTCGTGGGAAAGGTGCTTTCCTCAATGGAAAACCCATCAAAG CATCTTCTCAAACTGAACTGGTGAAGTCCCTTCTTGTCACAGAG GCTGGCACAAAGCGTGACAAGCCCACTTTGGACGCCAGTACAAATAGGATCAATAGCTTACTTTTCAAG GTTAGGTCCCTTCGAATGACTGGCTCTTGTGCATTAAATCTGTGTGGGATTGCATGTGGAAGGCTTGATCTCTTCTACGAACAAGGTTTTGGTGGCCCTTG GGATGTAGCAGCTGGAGCTGTAATTGTAACCGAGGCTGGAGGACTTGTATTTGATCC CTCTGGCAAGGATTTCGATATCACCTCTCAGCGTGTGGCAGCTTCAAATCCTTTACTAAAGGATGCATTTATCGAGGCATTGCGACAGTCGGAATAG